A single window of Streptomyces aquilus DNA harbors:
- the dcd gene encoding dCTP deaminase has translation MLLSDKDIRAEIDAGRVRIDPYDESMVQPSSIDVRLDRYFRVFENHRYPHIDPSIEQADLTRLVEPEGDEPFILHPGEFVLASTYEVITLPDDLASRLEGKSSLGRLGLVTHSTAGFIDPGFSGHVTLELSNLATLPIKLWPGMKIGQLCMFRLSSPAEFPYGSERYGSRYQGQRGPTASRSFLNFHRTQV, from the coding sequence GTGCTTCTCTCAGACAAGGACATCCGGGCCGAGATCGACGCCGGGCGGGTACGGATCGATCCCTACGACGAATCCATGGTGCAGCCGTCCAGCATCGACGTGCGCCTCGATCGCTACTTCCGGGTGTTCGAGAACCACCGGTACCCGCACATCGACCCCTCCATCGAGCAGGCCGATCTGACGCGGCTCGTGGAGCCGGAGGGCGACGAGCCGTTCATCCTGCACCCCGGCGAGTTCGTGCTCGCCAGCACGTATGAGGTCATCACTCTCCCCGATGATCTTGCCTCCCGCCTTGAGGGGAAGTCCTCCCTCGGGCGGCTCGGGCTCGTCACCCACTCCACCGCCGGGTTCATCGACCCCGGCTTCAGCGGGCACGTCACCCTTGAGCTGTCCAACCTCGCCACCCTCCCCATCAAGCTGTGGCCCGGCATGAAGATCGGCCAGCTGTGCATGTTCCGGCTGTCGTCGCCGGCCGAGTTCCCGTACGGCAGTGAGCGGTACGGCTCCCGGTACCAGGGGCAGCGCGGGCCCACCGCCTCCCGTTCCTTCCTCAACTTCCATCGGACGCAGGTGTGA
- a CDS encoding phosphoribosyltransferase yields MSDAAVRENLTYERFGTAVRELAQTIADDGYEPDIVLSIARGGVFVAGGLAYALDCKNIHLVNVEFYTGVGTTLEMPVMLAPVPNAIDFSDKKILITDDVADTGKTLKLVHDFCLDHVAEVRSAVIYEKSQSLVKCEYVWKRTDEWINFPWSVEPPVVKRAGQVLDA; encoded by the coding sequence ATGAGCGACGCAGCCGTACGGGAGAACCTCACCTACGAGCGCTTCGGCACCGCCGTCCGCGAGCTCGCGCAGACCATCGCCGACGACGGGTACGAGCCGGACATCGTGCTCAGCATCGCGCGGGGTGGTGTCTTCGTCGCCGGAGGCCTCGCGTATGCCCTGGACTGCAAGAACATCCACCTGGTCAACGTGGAGTTCTACACGGGCGTGGGGACCACCCTGGAAATGCCCGTCATGCTCGCCCCCGTCCCCAACGCCATCGACTTCTCCGACAAGAAGATCCTGATCACCGACGACGTCGCCGACACCGGCAAGACGCTCAAGCTGGTGCACGACTTCTGCCTCGACCATGTCGCCGAGGTGCGTTCCGCCGTGATCTACGAGAAGTCGCAGTCGCTGGTGAAGTGCGAGTACGTGTGGAAGCGGACCGATGAGTGGATCAACTTCCCGTGGAGCGTGGAACCGCCAGTGGTCAAGCGGGCCGGGCAGGTTCTCGACGCCTGA
- a CDS encoding calcium-binding protein, protein MRATTRLALLGTSVALAVTAVGATSAQADDGGAGDITIDKVVVNGGKPVVVGTTNVVSAKVSVTATDNSGIAKTSYISGDGPGPNFATIWYDDGDITCVKAGATTSTCSGTLTFDPQASTGFADNAAAGTWNLGALVSANDFDYIHRDAAGTFKVQRASKLTVNASPEPVKKGKAVTVTGKLSRANWEDNLYHGYAGQSVKLQFRKKGSSTYTTVKTIKTDSTGNLKTTVTAATDGYFRYSFAGTSTTPAVNAAGDFVDVQ, encoded by the coding sequence ATGCGCGCAACCACGCGCCTTGCCCTGCTCGGCACCAGCGTCGCGCTGGCCGTCACCGCGGTCGGCGCCACCAGTGCCCAGGCGGACGACGGCGGTGCCGGGGACATCACGATCGACAAGGTCGTCGTCAACGGCGGCAAGCCGGTCGTGGTGGGCACCACCAACGTGGTGTCCGCCAAGGTGTCCGTGACCGCGACCGACAACTCGGGCATCGCCAAGACGTCGTACATCAGCGGCGACGGGCCGGGCCCGAACTTCGCGACGATCTGGTACGACGACGGCGACATCACCTGCGTCAAGGCCGGCGCCACCACGTCGACCTGCTCGGGCACGCTGACCTTCGACCCGCAGGCGTCGACCGGCTTCGCCGACAACGCCGCGGCGGGCACCTGGAACCTCGGTGCGCTCGTCTCCGCCAACGACTTCGACTACATCCACCGTGACGCGGCCGGCACCTTCAAGGTGCAGCGCGCCTCGAAGCTGACGGTCAACGCCTCGCCGGAACCGGTGAAGAAGGGCAAGGCCGTCACGGTCACCGGCAAGCTCTCCCGGGCCAACTGGGAGGACAACCTGTACCACGGGTACGCGGGCCAGTCGGTCAAGCTTCAGTTCCGCAAGAAGGGCTCCAGCACCTACACGACCGTCAAGACCATCAAGACCGACTCGACGGGCAACCTCAAGACGACCGTCACCGCCGCCACCGACGGCTACTTCCGCTACTCCTTCGCGGGCACCTCGACCACCCCGGCCGTCAACGCCGCGGGTGACTTCGTCGACGTCCAGTAG
- a CDS encoding TIR domain-containing protein, producing the protein MAEYGESSSTGVWLRQGLGHPSAVGCGRYVAWSPDGRLIAVPSGTGRVSIRDVEGDVEIAELWATGDRSFVNRVSWSPDGLRLAGACGHDGVRIWDLDKPRHSVHLTEHTGWVGQVAWAHAGHRLASGAQDHTARIWDARTGLLLRTIQAHRDYVNCLAWSPDDRTLATGSADQRVRAWNADTGAGPEFQWTHDDIVNCLAWSADGDVLVAGTTGGSLRGVVRPDSGAEPALVIEGHTDSIWDTGVSADGRLVATVSADGTIRLWHADRWTSVATLRLPDDDADDVVQRGVDLDGAEAAYIAWGAALAFHPTLPRLAVWTAHSGLSIWEYDLDQLLGQPAPVESVRYMTAKVVLVGDSGVGKTGLGWRLAHDEFREHASTHGQQFWVVDDVRTQRADGTDCEAVLWDLAGQHVYRPVHAIFLDNVDLALVLFDPTNRQEPLKGVEFWLQQLSGGGSLPPTVLVGARDDRGTSALPSSDLQQFCQSRGISGGYVSTSAATGAGVGELMELLRGQIQWERMTTTVTTVTFKRIKEYVLALKERPDRSEVLVRPPELREQLQATDAGWRFTDDEMMTAVGHLENHGYVSVLRTSAGAEAILLAPELLVDLASSIFLQADKHPQELGAMSEASLLAGEYRFPELETLAPDEKQVLVDAAVARFLEHNLCFRETLGAETLLIFPGLIKQKRPLYDAVETVDDMTYVVRGRVENVYAALVVLLGHTRRFTRVNYWQNQAQFEMGSGEICGLRLLQEREGEIELVLHYSDAVPPYGRNAFQGLLEGFLYERRDVTVTPFPPVACGNGHRQDRTVVIGALRDGLRTMFCSRCGERVALPDLDGPVALGEEDRRLVGTDRAAARLRGAYETRLVRVKSFRADRAVPRCYVSHLPEDAEWAAQLARDLRDAGVLVVEEAGDVQEDDFVLAVVTRAYARAFARLGADAALIRARRRTRPGRSPRVAPLLRTGAAEGSLPDELRGLVPGEFQDDVWYDRYVVALFDLVLTLYAIPFDHPAFGGLRADMQLEALRSRVAVLQSPSREQPADVYLSYSWSEESDALADELDAAFQERGLVMVRDRRDAGYKASIGRFMERIGQGKCVILVISDAYLKSQSCLFELLQVARHGDFRERVFPVVLPDARIHRPQDRVAYVRYWEEQIAELDEALKSVSAANLQGFREDMDLYTEIRAQLPGLADILRDMNALTVDLHRDAAFSEVHAAVMSRINLRW; encoded by the coding sequence ATGGCGGAGTACGGGGAGTCGTCCAGCACCGGTGTGTGGCTCAGGCAGGGGCTGGGACACCCGTCGGCTGTGGGGTGCGGGCGGTATGTGGCCTGGTCGCCGGACGGGCGGCTGATCGCCGTCCCGAGCGGCACGGGCCGGGTCAGCATCCGGGACGTGGAGGGTGACGTCGAGATCGCTGAGCTGTGGGCGACCGGCGACAGGAGCTTTGTCAACCGGGTCTCCTGGTCGCCGGACGGTCTGCGGCTGGCGGGGGCCTGCGGGCACGACGGTGTGCGGATATGGGATCTGGACAAGCCCCGGCACTCCGTGCACCTGACGGAGCACACCGGCTGGGTCGGCCAGGTCGCCTGGGCACACGCCGGCCACCGGCTCGCGTCGGGTGCCCAGGACCATACGGCCAGGATCTGGGACGCCCGTACGGGACTGTTGCTGCGGACCATCCAGGCGCACCGCGACTACGTGAACTGTCTCGCCTGGTCGCCGGACGACCGCACGCTGGCCACCGGCTCGGCCGATCAACGCGTCCGGGCCTGGAACGCGGACACTGGCGCCGGGCCGGAATTCCAGTGGACCCACGACGACATCGTGAACTGTCTCGCCTGGTCAGCCGACGGCGATGTGCTCGTGGCCGGTACCACCGGCGGAAGCCTCCGGGGTGTGGTCCGCCCCGACTCCGGAGCAGAACCCGCCCTGGTCATCGAGGGCCACACCGACAGCATCTGGGACACGGGGGTCTCAGCGGACGGGAGACTCGTGGCGACGGTCTCGGCCGACGGCACGATCCGGTTGTGGCACGCGGACCGCTGGACCAGCGTCGCTACGCTGCGGCTCCCTGACGACGATGCCGATGACGTCGTCCAGCGCGGCGTCGACCTCGACGGAGCCGAAGCGGCCTACATCGCCTGGGGTGCCGCCCTCGCCTTCCACCCCACCCTCCCCCGCCTCGCCGTATGGACCGCCCACTCAGGCCTCTCCATCTGGGAATACGACCTCGATCAGCTCCTCGGCCAGCCGGCCCCCGTCGAGTCCGTCCGCTACATGACCGCCAAGGTCGTCCTCGTCGGCGACTCGGGAGTCGGCAAGACCGGGCTCGGATGGCGGCTGGCGCACGACGAGTTCCGGGAGCACGCGTCGACGCACGGGCAGCAGTTCTGGGTCGTCGACGACGTACGGACACAGCGCGCGGACGGCACCGACTGCGAGGCCGTGCTGTGGGACCTCGCGGGGCAGCACGTGTACCGGCCCGTGCACGCGATCTTCCTCGACAACGTCGACCTCGCGCTCGTGCTCTTCGACCCGACCAACCGTCAGGAACCGTTGAAGGGCGTCGAGTTCTGGCTCCAGCAGCTGTCCGGCGGAGGCAGTCTCCCGCCGACCGTCCTGGTCGGCGCGCGCGACGACCGGGGCACCTCGGCCCTGCCGTCGTCGGACCTTCAGCAGTTCTGCCAGAGCCGGGGGATCAGCGGCGGATACGTCAGCACCAGCGCCGCGACCGGCGCCGGGGTCGGCGAGCTGATGGAGCTGTTACGCGGTCAGATCCAGTGGGAGCGGATGACGACCACGGTCACCACCGTCACCTTCAAGCGCATCAAGGAGTACGTCCTGGCGCTGAAGGAACGGCCCGACCGCAGCGAGGTCCTGGTCCGGCCGCCGGAGCTGAGGGAGCAGCTCCAGGCCACGGACGCCGGCTGGCGGTTCACCGACGACGAGATGATGACCGCCGTCGGACACCTGGAGAACCACGGCTATGTGTCGGTGCTGCGCACCTCGGCCGGCGCGGAGGCGATCCTGCTGGCCCCCGAGCTGCTGGTCGACCTGGCCTCCTCGATCTTCCTCCAGGCCGACAAGCACCCGCAGGAACTCGGTGCGATGAGCGAGGCCTCCCTGCTGGCCGGTGAGTACCGCTTCCCGGAGCTGGAGACGCTGGCACCCGACGAGAAACAGGTCCTCGTCGACGCCGCGGTGGCGCGGTTCCTGGAGCACAACCTCTGCTTCCGGGAGACCCTCGGCGCGGAGACCCTGCTGATCTTCCCCGGTCTCATCAAGCAGAAGAGGCCCCTGTACGACGCCGTCGAGACCGTGGACGACATGACCTACGTCGTCCGCGGCCGGGTGGAGAACGTCTATGCGGCGCTCGTGGTGCTGCTCGGCCACACCCGCCGGTTCACCCGCGTCAACTACTGGCAGAACCAGGCGCAGTTCGAGATGGGCAGCGGTGAGATCTGCGGTCTGCGCCTCCTCCAGGAGCGGGAGGGCGAGATCGAGCTCGTGCTCCACTACAGCGACGCGGTGCCGCCGTACGGCCGGAACGCCTTCCAGGGGCTCCTCGAAGGCTTCCTCTACGAGCGCCGCGACGTCACCGTGACCCCCTTCCCGCCGGTGGCCTGTGGGAACGGCCACCGGCAGGACCGTACGGTGGTGATCGGCGCCCTGCGGGACGGGCTGCGGACGATGTTCTGCTCCCGGTGCGGGGAGCGCGTCGCGCTGCCGGATCTCGACGGGCCGGTGGCGCTGGGCGAGGAGGACAGGCGGCTCGTCGGGACGGACCGGGCGGCGGCGCGGCTGCGCGGCGCGTACGAGACCCGCCTGGTACGGGTGAAGAGCTTCCGCGCCGACCGTGCCGTGCCCCGGTGCTACGTCAGCCATCTGCCCGAGGACGCGGAGTGGGCCGCTCAACTCGCCCGCGATCTGCGTGATGCCGGGGTGCTGGTCGTCGAGGAGGCGGGCGACGTCCAGGAGGACGACTTCGTGCTGGCGGTCGTGACACGTGCGTACGCACGGGCGTTCGCGCGGCTCGGTGCCGACGCCGCGCTGATCCGGGCGCGGCGTCGGACGCGCCCGGGCCGGTCGCCGCGTGTCGCCCCGCTGTTGCGCACCGGTGCCGCCGAGGGGAGCCTTCCCGACGAGTTGCGTGGCCTGGTGCCCGGCGAGTTCCAGGACGACGTCTGGTACGACAGGTATGTCGTCGCGCTGTTCGACCTGGTACTGACGTTGTACGCCATCCCCTTCGACCATCCGGCGTTCGGAGGGCTGCGGGCGGACATGCAGCTGGAGGCGCTGAGATCCCGGGTCGCGGTACTTCAGTCCCCGTCGCGGGAGCAGCCCGCGGACGTCTATCTGTCGTACTCCTGGAGCGAGGAGAGCGACGCCCTCGCCGACGAACTGGACGCCGCCTTCCAGGAGCGCGGCCTCGTCATGGTGCGCGACCGGCGGGACGCCGGGTACAAGGCGTCCATCGGGCGGTTCATGGAGCGCATCGGTCAGGGCAAGTGCGTGATCCTCGTGATCAGTGACGCCTACCTCAAGTCGCAGAGCTGTCTGTTCGAGCTGTTGCAGGTCGCCAGGCACGGGGACTTCCGGGAGCGGGTGTTCCCGGTGGTGCTCCCCGACGCGCGGATCCACCGGCCGCAGGACCGGGTCGCGTACGTGCGCTACTGGGAGGAGCAGATCGCCGAGCTGGACGAGGCGCTCAAGTCCGTGTCGGCGGCCAACCTCCAGGGGTTCCGGGAGGACATGGACCTCTACACGGAGATCCGCGCCCAGCTCCCGGGGCTGGCCGACATCCTGCGTGACATGAACGCCCTGACCGTGGACCTGCACCGCGACGCGGCCTTCTCGGAGGTCCACGCCGCGGTGATGAGCCGTATCAACCTGCGGTGGTGA
- a CDS encoding Yip1 family protein — MSQLGSKAGPERPGPARRSPGPGTFEGVAGFRIGRGRDNGAPHTRPQQPPYGQQAPQGPSYGGYPAPPQQPYPGQQQGYGGGHQGGGYDEPEYFGDGGYGQPPAGPDPYAANQPGHTQAFSVGEDPYNQGGTYRAGSTPPAGPVGPRLHWKDLLRGIVTAPNQTFLQMRDYTMWVPALIVTFLYGLLAVFGFDGAREEAINATLSNAVPIVLTTAVAMVLSSFILGVVTHTLARQLGGDGAWQPTVGLSMLIMSLTDAPRLVFAMFFGGDATFVQALGWATWVAAGALLTLMVSRSHDLPWPKALGASAIQLIALLSIVKLGTF; from the coding sequence ATGTCACAGCTCGGCAGCAAAGCCGGGCCCGAACGCCCGGGCCCGGCACGCCGCTCTCCGGGACCAGGTACGTTCGAAGGCGTGGCTGGATTCAGGATCGGACGCGGCCGGGACAACGGCGCTCCTCACACGCGACCGCAACAACCTCCGTACGGGCAGCAGGCCCCGCAGGGACCGTCGTACGGCGGCTACCCCGCGCCGCCGCAGCAGCCGTACCCCGGGCAGCAGCAGGGGTACGGCGGCGGTCACCAGGGCGGCGGCTACGACGAGCCGGAGTACTTCGGCGACGGCGGCTACGGCCAACCGCCCGCCGGCCCGGACCCGTACGCGGCGAACCAGCCGGGCCACACCCAGGCGTTCTCGGTCGGCGAGGACCCGTACAACCAGGGCGGCACCTACCGCGCCGGCTCCACACCCCCCGCGGGCCCGGTCGGCCCCCGTCTGCACTGGAAGGACCTGCTGAGGGGCATCGTCACGGCCCCCAACCAGACCTTCCTCCAGATGCGCGACTACACGATGTGGGTCCCGGCCCTCATCGTGACCTTCCTCTACGGCCTGCTCGCCGTCTTCGGCTTCGACGGCGCGAGGGAGGAAGCGATCAACGCGACCCTCTCCAACGCCGTACCCATCGTCCTGACGACGGCCGTCGCCATGGTCCTGTCCTCCTTCATCCTCGGCGTGGTCACCCACACCCTGGCCCGCCAGCTCGGCGGCGACGGCGCCTGGCAGCCCACGGTCGGCCTCTCCATGCTGATCATGTCCCTGACCGACGCACCCCGTCTGGTCTTCGCCATGTTCTTCGGCGGCGACGCGACCTTCGTCCAGGCCCTCGGCTGGGCGACCTGGGTGGCCGCGGGCGCCCTCCTGACCCTGATGGTCTCCAGGTCCCACGACCTGCCGTGGCCGAAGGCGCTGGGCGCGTCGGCGATCCAGCTGATCGCGCTGCTGTCGATCGTGAAGCTGGGGACGTTCTAG
- a CDS encoding FG-GAP-like repeat-containing protein, protein MRPLRTALAAATAAALTGGLLTLASATTAAAAPSGLAGDFNGDGYRDVAIAAPIAKVSGKTGAGYVAVVYGTKSGLDTSKRQIISQATDGIPGSPEASDYFGDRLTSGDFDGDGYTDLVVGVHGERIGSTDSFGALTVLWGGATGIKSGTDISSPLPEYRNELGWVIAAGDFDGDGHTDLAAGNNSTPALNIFKGPISRTGKASSLVGVDTVDQTTIYPDGLIAGEVNGDGKTDLLVMGQEETSGGEYRTRSVLYTGNATTTVKAGKKLAGGYAGVIADVDKDGYGDIVTGNFMEKSTTEPNGGPGGAVTVTYGAATGLSTRTPVKFTQDSAGVPGTAEKNDFFGWSLSAGDVNGDGFPDIAVGAAQETIGSAKNAGTVTILRGSATGLTGTGAKSYSQNTANVPGTAESYDQFGYAVQLTDVDDNGRTELVASASGENTSDGAVWFLKSTTSGLTATGSKSFTGTTLGGPSGDAYFGDVLEG, encoded by the coding sequence ATGCGCCCCCTCAGAACCGCCCTCGCGGCCGCCACCGCCGCCGCCCTGACCGGCGGTCTGCTCACCCTCGCGTCCGCCACGACCGCCGCCGCGGCCCCCTCCGGCCTCGCCGGTGACTTCAACGGCGACGGCTACCGGGACGTGGCCATCGCCGCCCCCATCGCCAAGGTGAGCGGCAAGACCGGCGCGGGCTACGTCGCCGTCGTCTACGGCACCAAGAGCGGCCTCGACACGAGCAAGCGCCAGATCATCAGCCAGGCCACGGACGGCATCCCGGGCAGCCCGGAGGCGTCCGACTACTTCGGTGACCGCCTCACCTCGGGCGACTTCGACGGCGACGGCTACACCGACCTCGTCGTCGGCGTGCACGGCGAGCGGATCGGCTCCACCGACTCCTTCGGCGCGCTGACCGTGCTGTGGGGCGGCGCGACCGGCATCAAGTCCGGCACCGACATCTCCTCCCCGCTGCCGGAGTACCGCAACGAGCTGGGCTGGGTCATCGCGGCCGGCGACTTCGACGGCGACGGCCACACCGACCTCGCCGCCGGCAACAACTCCACGCCCGCCCTGAACATCTTCAAGGGCCCCATCTCCCGCACGGGCAAGGCGAGTTCGCTGGTCGGCGTCGACACCGTCGACCAGACCACGATCTACCCCGACGGCCTGATCGCGGGCGAGGTCAACGGCGACGGGAAGACGGACCTGCTGGTCATGGGCCAGGAGGAGACCAGCGGCGGGGAGTACCGCACCCGCAGCGTCCTCTACACCGGCAACGCCACCACCACCGTCAAGGCCGGCAAGAAGCTCGCGGGCGGCTACGCGGGCGTCATCGCCGACGTCGACAAGGACGGCTACGGCGACATCGTCACCGGCAACTTCATGGAGAAGTCGACGACCGAGCCGAACGGCGGCCCGGGCGGCGCGGTGACGGTGACGTACGGCGCGGCCACCGGCCTGTCCACCCGCACCCCGGTGAAGTTCACCCAGGACTCGGCGGGCGTCCCGGGCACGGCCGAGAAGAACGACTTCTTCGGCTGGAGCCTGTCGGCCGGTGACGTCAACGGCGACGGTTTCCCCGACATCGCGGTCGGCGCCGCCCAGGAGACCATCGGCTCGGCGAAGAACGCGGGCACGGTCACGATCCTGCGCGGCTCGGCCACGGGCCTGACCGGCACGGGTGCGAAGTCCTACTCCCAGAACACCGCGAACGTCCCCGGCACGGCCGAGTCCTACGACCAGTTCGGCTACGCGGTCCAGCTCACGGACGTCGACGACAACGGCCGCACCGAACTGGTCGCCTCCGCCTCCGGCGAGAACACGAGCGACGGCGCGGTCTGGTTCCTGAAGTCCACGACGTCCGGCCTCACGGCCACCGGCTCGAAGTCCTTCACCGGAACGACGCTGGGCGGCCCGTCGGGCGACGCGTACTTCGGCGACGTACTGGAAGGCTGA
- a CDS encoding FG-GAP and VCBS repeat-containing protein, whose protein sequence is MRRSTAAALTTTLLATGLTPLFLAAPASAAVAKHYDDFNGDGYRDLAYSNYSSGISGPGGWLGGAVTVVYGKASGLDTGHTQVVHQDSPGIPGTGEEDDYFGESLSSADLNKDGYADLIVGNGTEHVGSAKYRGTVTIVWGSRTGLSGGTSLAPRSGANGSQSHFGSELATGDFNGDGSPDLTVIGGGEAWLYRGPFTKSGTTGSVTKIDKEGAGWYSYGLAAGKVNGDGKTDLVILGTQFTGQTDANRVWYLKGASSGLTSGASKTYASEPFAATIGDFDKNGYGDIAVGLPWNNDGKGIVSVWRGTSSGPSGSMTYNQASSGVSGSPEADDNFGYSVSAGDTNGDGYADLAVGVPQEDVDGKEDQGGVTVFRGGSGGLTGTRSTWIPQSVLGPADSYASFGSAVRLRDLDRDGKADLTVGANGDGLLMRGTGTTPTATGSAHLPEYGGGFLD, encoded by the coding sequence ATGCGCAGAAGCACCGCCGCCGCCCTCACCACCACCCTTCTGGCGACCGGCCTCACCCCGCTGTTCCTCGCCGCCCCGGCCTCCGCCGCCGTCGCCAAGCACTACGACGACTTCAACGGCGACGGCTACCGCGACCTGGCCTACAGCAACTACTCCAGCGGCATCTCCGGCCCCGGCGGCTGGCTGGGCGGTGCCGTCACCGTCGTCTACGGCAAGGCGAGCGGCCTCGACACCGGGCACACCCAGGTCGTCCACCAGGACAGCCCCGGCATCCCCGGCACCGGCGAGGAGGACGACTACTTCGGCGAGTCGCTCAGCAGCGCCGACCTGAACAAGGACGGCTACGCGGACCTGATCGTCGGCAACGGCACCGAGCACGTGGGCAGCGCGAAGTACCGCGGCACGGTCACCATCGTCTGGGGCTCCCGCACCGGCCTGTCCGGCGGCACCAGCCTCGCCCCGAGGTCCGGCGCGAACGGCTCCCAGTCCCACTTCGGCAGCGAGCTCGCCACCGGCGACTTCAACGGCGACGGCTCACCCGACCTCACGGTGATCGGCGGCGGCGAGGCGTGGCTGTACCGGGGCCCGTTCACCAAGTCCGGTACGACGGGCAGCGTCACCAAGATCGACAAGGAGGGCGCGGGCTGGTACTCGTACGGCCTGGCCGCCGGCAAGGTCAACGGCGACGGCAAGACCGACCTCGTGATCCTCGGCACCCAGTTCACCGGCCAGACCGACGCCAACCGCGTCTGGTACCTCAAGGGCGCCTCGTCCGGCCTGACCTCGGGCGCCTCGAAGACGTACGCGAGCGAGCCGTTCGCCGCCACGATCGGCGACTTCGACAAGAACGGCTACGGCGACATCGCGGTGGGCCTGCCCTGGAACAACGACGGCAAGGGCATCGTCAGCGTCTGGCGCGGCACGTCGTCGGGGCCGAGCGGCTCGATGACGTACAACCAGGCCTCCTCCGGCGTCTCCGGCAGCCCCGAGGCGGACGACAACTTCGGCTACTCGGTCTCGGCCGGCGACACCAACGGCGACGGCTACGCGGACCTCGCGGTCGGCGTCCCGCAGGAGGACGTCGACGGCAAGGAGGACCAGGGCGGCGTCACCGTCTTCCGCGGCGGCTCCGGCGGCCTGACCGGCACCCGCTCCACCTGGATCCCGCAGTCGGTCCTCGGCCCGGCCGACTCCTACGCCTCCTTCGGCTCCGCGGTCCGCCTGCGCGACCTCGACCGCGACGGCAAGGCGGACCTGACGGTGGGCGCGAACGGCGACGGCCTGCTGATGCGCGGCACCGGCACCACCCCGACCGCGACGGGCTCCGCCCACCTGCCGGAGTACGGCGGCGGCTTCCTCGACTGA
- a CDS encoding FG-GAP repeat domain-containing protein has protein sequence MRVRRAGTGTAVLCAVLLVASCGPTQHAESSADTTGGPVRANSAPGVLPVPRGDGSKVADDFNGDGHRDLVLNDLVKAESHTDDPGIGIVYGSARGLRPGARQLVSAKRQAVATKGQLPAVFDAEASCDLDKDGFTDLVVSTDPPFDGQGQPPVPLQVLFGSPTGLTGKAVKLAVPAKSRAGNDWADQPVCGDFDGDGDADLVLHASGGQLSFLQGPFSRKGAPRKAGAPIRSPGQVPVGPAVDVNLDGYDDLVVRTAEGTAASAVVLGGPAGPTRTGATLPAGIDVALGRFGAGKAWDAAVGAMGGTALRYDLPTAVRGTLASPGSVLDAADFDGDGLSELVSSGSRVKVFRGRTKGLSASAMVTVVPKAVGTTRVVGVGDFDGDGRADLAVRTYRGETKDSVAVFSGTKQGLVTAEPTVTFSTAVFLGS, from the coding sequence GTGCGCGTGCGAAGAGCCGGGACGGGGACGGCGGTTCTCTGCGCTGTGCTGCTGGTCGCCTCCTGCGGCCCCACCCAGCACGCCGAGAGCTCCGCAGACACCACCGGCGGCCCCGTACGGGCCAACAGCGCGCCCGGCGTCCTGCCCGTGCCGCGCGGCGACGGCAGCAAGGTCGCCGACGACTTCAACGGCGACGGCCACCGCGACCTCGTCCTCAACGACCTCGTCAAGGCGGAGAGCCACACCGACGACCCCGGCATCGGCATCGTCTACGGCAGCGCGCGTGGACTGCGGCCGGGGGCACGGCAGTTGGTGAGCGCGAAGAGGCAGGCGGTGGCCACCAAGGGCCAACTCCCCGCCGTCTTCGACGCGGAGGCGAGCTGTGATCTCGACAAGGACGGGTTCACCGACCTCGTCGTCTCCACCGACCCGCCCTTCGACGGGCAGGGGCAGCCGCCCGTCCCGCTCCAAGTCCTGTTCGGCTCCCCCACCGGACTGACCGGCAAGGCCGTCAAGCTCGCCGTCCCCGCCAAGTCCCGCGCGGGCAACGACTGGGCGGACCAGCCGGTGTGCGGCGACTTCGACGGCGACGGCGACGCGGATCTGGTCCTGCACGCCTCGGGCGGCCAACTGAGCTTCCTCCAGGGCCCGTTCAGCCGGAAGGGCGCCCCGCGCAAGGCCGGTGCGCCGATCCGGTCGCCGGGACAGGTGCCGGTCGGCCCGGCCGTGGACGTGAACCTCGACGGCTACGACGACCTCGTCGTCCGTACCGCCGAAGGCACCGCCGCCTCCGCCGTCGTCCTCGGCGGGCCCGCCGGTCCGACCCGTACCGGCGCCACCCTCCCGGCCGGCATCGACGTCGCCCTCGGCCGCTTCGGCGCGGGCAAGGCCTGGGACGCGGCGGTCGGCGCGATGGGCGGCACCGCCCTGCGCTACGACCTGCCCACCGCCGTCCGCGGCACCCTCGCCTCCCCCGGCTCGGTGCTCGACGCCGCGGACTTCGACGGGGACGGGCTGAGCGAACTCGTCTCCAGCGGCTCGCGGGTGAAGGTCTTCCGGGGCCGTACGAAGGGACTGTCCGCGTCGGCCATGGTCACCGTCGTACCGAAAGCCGTCGGGACGACACGGGTCGTCGGGGTCGGCGACTTCGACGGGGACGGCCGGGCGGACCTCGCGGTCCGCACCTACCGGGGCGAGACGAAGGACAGCGTCGCGGTGTTCTCCGGGACGAAGCAGGGCCTGGTGACGGCGGAGCCGACGGTCACCTTCTCGACGGCGGTGTTCCTCGGCTCGTGA